A single window of Cellulomonas sp. NTE-D12 DNA harbors:
- a CDS encoding amidohydrolase family protein: MSSTLYRNGAVHASSDPFAEAILVADGTVAWIGSDDTAAGLADRADEVVDLDGALVAPAFVDAHVHVLETGLALESVDLSPARGVHSLADALDAVRRAAQARPDAMRDEPLLGFGWDDTGWPEHRPPSASELDAAAGGAPVYLARVDVHSAAVSSSLAARAGLDRLPGWTPDGLVTLDAHHAARDVARDVSGARRTALYLAALRHAAARGVVAVHEMSAPSVDTREGLLELLTSTADERSALPLVVGYRAEACTTVDDARALLAALPGLTGIGGDLNVDGSLGSRTAALRAPYADRPGERGVLMLSAEQVANHVAAVTRAGVHTAFHVIGDLGMDEVLLGIRAAADVEGLPAIAAAGHRLEHAEMVDAPALAAMVLLGLRVSAQPAFDAAWGGPGGMYAARLGAGRAIALNPLADLAAAGVPLAFGSDSPVTPVDPWAGVRAAVEHTAAEQRISARAAFRATTRGGWRLAGLDGTGAGELRVGSPAHLAVWRSEHLTVQAGRGQLTAWSAEARAGQPLLPDLSADVPPPVCLRTVRGATVLHDALG; this comes from the coding sequence GTGAGCTCAACCCTGTACCGCAACGGCGCGGTGCACGCGTCCTCCGACCCGTTCGCCGAGGCGATCCTGGTCGCGGACGGCACGGTGGCGTGGATCGGCTCGGACGACACCGCCGCCGGGCTCGCGGACCGTGCGGACGAGGTGGTCGACCTCGACGGGGCGCTGGTGGCGCCCGCGTTCGTCGACGCCCACGTCCACGTGCTCGAGACCGGCCTCGCGCTGGAGAGCGTCGACCTGTCGCCGGCCAGAGGGGTGCACAGCCTCGCCGACGCCCTCGACGCCGTCCGTCGGGCGGCGCAGGCGCGGCCCGACGCGATGCGGGACGAGCCTCTGCTCGGCTTCGGCTGGGACGACACCGGCTGGCCCGAGCACCGGCCACCCTCCGCCTCCGAGCTGGACGCGGCGGCCGGTGGCGCGCCGGTGTACCTGGCGCGGGTCGACGTGCACTCCGCCGCCGTGTCGTCCTCCCTGGCGGCCCGGGCCGGCCTGGACCGGTTGCCGGGGTGGACGCCCGACGGCCTGGTCACGCTGGACGCGCACCACGCCGCGCGGGACGTCGCACGGGACGTCAGCGGCGCTCGGCGAACCGCCCTGTACCTGGCCGCGCTCCGCCACGCGGCCGCCCGCGGGGTCGTCGCGGTGCACGAGATGTCCGCCCCGTCCGTCGACACGCGGGAGGGTCTGCTCGAGCTGCTGACGAGCACCGCGGACGAGCGGAGCGCACTGCCGCTCGTCGTGGGCTACCGCGCCGAGGCGTGCACCACCGTGGACGACGCACGGGCCCTCCTCGCTGCCCTTCCCGGACTGACGGGCATCGGGGGGGACCTCAACGTCGACGGCTCTCTCGGTTCCCGCACCGCGGCGCTCCGCGCGCCGTACGCCGACCGGCCGGGGGAGCGCGGGGTGCTCATGCTGAGCGCCGAGCAGGTGGCCAACCACGTCGCGGCCGTGACGCGGGCCGGCGTGCACACGGCGTTCCACGTCATCGGCGACCTCGGTATGGACGAGGTCCTGCTCGGCATCCGTGCCGCGGCCGACGTCGAGGGCCTCCCGGCGATCGCGGCAGCGGGCCACCGCCTCGAGCACGCCGAGATGGTCGACGCCCCCGCGTTGGCCGCGATGGTGCTCCTCGGCCTCCGGGTCAGCGCGCAACCGGCCTTCGACGCCGCCTGGGGCGGCCCCGGCGGGATGTACGCGGCCCGGCTCGGAGCCGGCCGGGCGATCGCGCTCAACCCGCTCGCCGACCTGGCAGCCGCCGGCGTCCCGCTCGCGTTCGGGTCCGACAGCCCCGTCACCCCGGTCGACCCGTGGGCCGGCGTCCGCGCGGCGGTGGAGCACACCGCTGCCGAGCAGCGCATCTCCGCCCGCGCGGCGTTCCGGGCCACGACCCGGGGCGGGTGGCGGCTCGCCGGGCTCGACGGCACCGGCGCAGGAGAGCTCCGGGTCGGGTCCCCGGCGCACCTCGCCGTGTGGCGGTCGGAGCACCTCACGGTGCAGGCCGGACGCGGTCAGCTGACGGCGTGGAGCGCCGAGGCGCGCGCCGGTCAGCCGCTGCTGCCCGACCTCTCGGCCGACGTGCCGCCACCCGTGTGCCTGCGCACGGTGCGCGGTGCGACGGTCCTGCACGACGCCCTGGGCTGA
- the lnt gene encoding apolipoprotein N-acyltransferase: MPARLPSRTWTLALALAGGVLTRLAFPSPGWSLLAYPGMALLYLALRRDSARWNALVGLVWGLACIGPLITWADDAVGVVPWLALTVAEAGFVALFGAAWSWARRGEAVWRRAGLQLVVFSVLWVGAEELRQVWPFGGFPWGRLAFSQADAPMAALMWLGGTPLTSAAVAATGVLLARAWLAARRLRPAGTLGWLVGAVMLVLVGLLVPLDTTAQSGTLRVGAVQGNVPKPGLDAFDEPRKVLANHVAGTQALLRDVAPGALDLVVWPENGTDVDPQADAAAAASIDAAARAVQAPMLVGTVQYPAAGGRYNTSVLWQPAQGVVASYTKQRPAAFAEYIPMRSFVRHFSPAVDLVTRDMIAGTKPGYVPLHSSRLGRTVGLGDVICFEVAYDAIVREAVRTGGEVLLVQTNNATFGYSDESTQQLAMSRLRAIEHGRATVQISTVGVSAVIAPNGAVLQQTSLFTPAQLVATLPLRTSLTPADRFGSWPAWIIDALAVCVVVAGAAGAARVRRPHRIETSV, translated from the coding sequence GTGCCCGCGCGTCTCCCGTCCCGAACGTGGACGCTGGCACTGGCGCTAGCCGGGGGAGTGCTCACCCGACTGGCCTTCCCGAGCCCCGGCTGGTCGCTCCTCGCGTATCCCGGCATGGCGCTGCTGTACCTCGCCCTCCGACGTGACAGCGCCCGCTGGAACGCCCTCGTCGGGCTGGTGTGGGGACTGGCCTGCATCGGTCCGTTGATCACCTGGGCCGACGACGCCGTGGGCGTCGTGCCGTGGCTGGCGCTGACGGTCGCAGAGGCGGGCTTCGTGGCGCTCTTCGGGGCGGCCTGGTCCTGGGCGCGCCGCGGCGAGGCGGTGTGGCGACGTGCCGGACTGCAGCTGGTGGTGTTCAGCGTCCTCTGGGTCGGTGCGGAGGAGCTGCGCCAGGTCTGGCCGTTCGGCGGGTTCCCCTGGGGTCGGCTCGCGTTCAGCCAGGCCGATGCGCCGATGGCGGCACTGATGTGGCTCGGCGGGACGCCCCTGACCAGCGCCGCCGTCGCGGCGACCGGGGTCCTGCTGGCCCGGGCGTGGCTGGCCGCACGCCGGCTCCGGCCCGCGGGGACGCTCGGCTGGCTGGTCGGCGCCGTCATGCTCGTCCTCGTCGGGCTCCTCGTCCCCCTCGACACGACGGCGCAGAGCGGCACGCTGCGGGTGGGCGCCGTGCAGGGGAACGTCCCCAAGCCCGGGCTCGACGCGTTCGACGAGCCCCGCAAGGTGCTGGCCAACCACGTCGCGGGGACGCAGGCGCTGCTGCGCGACGTCGCGCCTGGAGCGCTCGACCTGGTGGTGTGGCCGGAGAACGGCACTGACGTCGACCCGCAGGCCGACGCCGCCGCGGCCGCCAGCATCGACGCTGCCGCACGCGCGGTGCAGGCCCCCATGCTGGTCGGCACCGTCCAGTACCCCGCAGCCGGCGGCCGGTACAACACGTCTGTCTTGTGGCAGCCCGCACAAGGCGTCGTCGCGTCGTACACGAAGCAGCGGCCCGCAGCGTTCGCCGAGTACATCCCGATGCGCAGCTTCGTCCGGCACTTCTCGCCCGCGGTGGACCTGGTGACGCGGGACATGATCGCCGGCACCAAGCCGGGGTACGTGCCGCTCCACTCCAGCCGGCTGGGCCGGACCGTCGGCCTCGGGGACGTCATCTGCTTCGAGGTCGCCTACGACGCCATCGTGCGGGAGGCGGTGCGGACCGGGGGAGAGGTGCTGCTGGTGCAGACCAACAACGCCACGTTCGGCTACTCCGACGAGTCCACCCAGCAGCTCGCGATGTCGCGGCTGCGCGCGATCGAGCACGGACGGGCGACGGTGCAGATCTCGACCGTCGGCGTGTCCGCCGTGATCGCCCCCAACGGTGCGGTGCTGCAGCAGACCTCGCTTTTCACCCCGGCGCAGCTCGTCGCTACGCTGCCCTTGCGCACGTCGCTCACCCCGGCCGACCGGTTCGGGTCGTGGCCTGCGTGGATCATCGACGCCCTCGCGGTGTGCGTGGTCGTCGCCGGTGCAGCCGGAGCCGCCCGCGTGCGCCGTCCCCACCGGATCGAGACCTCGGTATGA